In Arthrobacter sp. B3I9, the following are encoded in one genomic region:
- a CDS encoding ImmA/IrrE family metallo-endopeptidase has translation MTATAYPYAPERILPPGSTLLEVLDERAMTQSDLAIRTGLSAKHINQIVKGTASISPETTILLERATGVPASMWTNLESTYQLDRSRTKEAEKLKLDLDWLKTLPLAELAKRKRIQSASYSIDTLREVCNFFGVADKASWEALWERPTAYRRSKAFSSDPTAVAAWLRIGEVEAMKISCSPFDKAKLLSSLEDLRSLTRLSNPNEWVPRLKSACEDIGIAVVFEPEISGARIVGATRWVQPDKVLIQLSLRHRWSDIFWFTFFHEIGHLLLHSKKDVFINDQGPHSGAESEADAFASQLLIPRRFEDRLSTLQSDDDVTKFASELGIGPDIVVGRLQFEKRWPYTRGAALKRRFTFAKS, from the coding sequence ATGACGGCGACGGCATATCCTTACGCTCCTGAGCGCATACTGCCGCCTGGTTCGACGCTATTGGAGGTGCTCGACGAACGAGCGATGACCCAAAGCGACCTCGCGATCCGGACAGGGCTTTCCGCTAAGCACATCAATCAGATTGTCAAAGGGACGGCATCGATAAGCCCTGAGACGACGATATTGCTTGAGCGGGCAACAGGCGTCCCTGCGTCGATGTGGACAAATCTTGAGAGCACATATCAACTGGATCGGTCGCGTACTAAAGAGGCAGAGAAGCTTAAGTTAGACCTGGACTGGCTGAAGACGCTGCCGCTTGCAGAACTCGCTAAGAGGAAGCGGATTCAATCGGCGAGCTACTCGATCGATACTCTTCGAGAAGTATGCAACTTCTTCGGTGTCGCAGACAAAGCCTCATGGGAGGCTTTGTGGGAACGTCCGACCGCATATCGACGATCCAAGGCCTTCTCAAGTGATCCAACGGCTGTCGCAGCTTGGCTTCGGATCGGTGAGGTCGAAGCAATGAAGATCAGTTGCAGCCCCTTCGATAAAGCGAAGTTACTGAGTTCCCTAGAGGACCTACGAAGTCTCACGCGCTTATCCAATCCCAACGAGTGGGTACCTCGATTGAAGTCTGCTTGCGAGGATATCGGAATTGCTGTTGTTTTCGAGCCTGAGATTTCTGGAGCTCGAATCGTCGGTGCTACGCGGTGGGTCCAACCGGATAAAGTGCTGATTCAGCTCTCGCTGCGACATCGGTGGAGTGACATTTTTTGGTTTACATTTTTCCACGAGATTGGACATTTGCTGCTGCATTCCAAGAAGGACGTTTTCATCAATGACCAAGGACCTCATAGCGGTGCGGAGTCCGAAGCCGATGCCTTTGCGTCCCAGCTATTGATCCCTCGCCGTTTTGAAGATCGCTTAAGCACCCTTCAATCCGATGATGATGTAACGAAATTCGCAAGTGAATTGGGGATTGGTCCAGACATTGTGGTTGGTCGGCTGCAGTTTGAGAAGCGGTGGCCCTACACGCGGGGTGCGGCACTCAAGCGCCGTTTTACTTTTGCGAAGTCCTAG
- a CDS encoding ThiF family adenylyltransferase, giving the protein MTNVTSSKLTDHLLRMDGQEDICLALYAPSTGSLRRTAIVNEVLLPQSGERSVHGNASFSGSYVLRACQKAARTGQGVMIIHSHPKGRGWQGMSSQDADAEESYSRLALQLTGEPLVGMTLAGEGTWSARTWTASESTQADYVRVVGPSLNVYWNNKQRPIPSSNDRQMRTISAWGDKTQADIARLRLLVIGVGSVGLDVAVRLAAAGARHVGVMDFDVVQEHNLDRMIGSTQSDAAIRRLKIEVAHREMARAATASSHEFRTHNQDVTTVEGQATALDYDIVISCVDRPYPRAVLNQMAYSDLIPVIDGGIGIDVFSDGAMRGATIRTHTLTAGRPCLVCSAQIDMSEVTLDKEGLLDDPSYIAAAGQAQRGNQNVALLSIGVTAGLLSQLVSLVAKPGGRGVSAPLRYSLTTQSLEHLDVKSRPHCPFEAETGRGDLRVALTRPDA; this is encoded by the coding sequence ATGACGAACGTGACTAGCAGCAAACTCACTGATCACTTGCTCCGTATGGACGGCCAAGAAGACATCTGTCTTGCCCTTTATGCTCCCTCCACCGGCAGCCTGCGACGCACGGCCATCGTTAACGAAGTACTGCTTCCTCAGTCGGGGGAGCGCTCCGTACATGGCAACGCCTCCTTCAGCGGGAGCTATGTGTTGCGTGCCTGCCAGAAGGCCGCCAGGACTGGACAGGGGGTAATGATTATCCACTCCCATCCGAAAGGCCGCGGCTGGCAAGGAATGAGCTCGCAAGATGCTGACGCAGAGGAATCGTACTCCCGGTTAGCCTTACAGCTAACCGGGGAGCCACTCGTCGGCATGACCTTGGCGGGCGAGGGCACGTGGTCCGCCCGCACGTGGACGGCGTCGGAGTCTACCCAAGCCGACTACGTCCGCGTTGTCGGGCCCTCTCTCAACGTGTACTGGAACAACAAACAACGCCCGATACCCTCAAGCAATGACCGACAAATGCGCACAATCTCAGCCTGGGGAGACAAAACACAGGCTGACATCGCCCGTCTGCGCCTGCTCGTAATCGGTGTCGGGAGTGTAGGGCTGGACGTCGCGGTCCGGCTGGCCGCCGCAGGTGCACGTCATGTGGGTGTCATGGATTTTGACGTCGTCCAAGAACATAACCTGGATCGAATGATCGGCTCAACACAGTCTGACGCAGCGATCCGGCGGCTCAAAATAGAAGTCGCACACCGAGAAATGGCGAGGGCAGCCACCGCCTCCAGCCACGAGTTCCGAACCCATAACCAGGACGTAACGACGGTAGAAGGCCAAGCAACCGCCCTGGACTATGACATTGTCATCAGTTGCGTGGACCGACCCTATCCACGCGCAGTCCTGAACCAGATGGCCTACTCAGACCTAATCCCCGTCATTGACGGCGGCATAGGAATTGACGTCTTCTCTGACGGCGCAATGCGCGGTGCCACTATTCGCACGCACACCCTAACCGCCGGGAGGCCGTGCTTAGTCTGTTCCGCCCAAATCGATATGTCGGAAGTGACCCTGGACAAAGAGGGCCTACTTGATGATCCTTCCTACATAGCTGCAGCCGGACAGGCTCAGCGCGGAAACCAGAACGTCGCCCTGCTTTCCATCGGCGTCACGGCCGGGCTCCTAAGTCAATTGGTCAGTCTCGTTGCAAAGCCCGGAGGGCGTGGTGTCTCGGCGCCGCTGAGATACTCCTTAACGACGCAATCTCTTGAGCACCTTGATGTGAAATCGCGACCACATTGTCCATTTGAGGCGGAGACCGGTAGAGGGGATTTGCGCGTAGCACTGACCCGTCCGGATGCCTGA
- a CDS encoding TIGR02677 family protein has product MDAGTTQTEPEARQERRDLYRYVTADNAEEYIAIMRLFSSTLLADLSAGEAQAALERSGALISVDDLESRCRQLEQWGNLVRSVRDARAATVAEWVRSRSRYQVSKLGGRVARQVDEVISASDGAREVARELLGVTVETLQRITDRLDSHRSLDTDALAGDVTTVFQNQRFFAESATDFYAFVQSRISRYDLGGPEYAGFKEMLMSYVDLITADVARHAPAIATLLEALEPRLPALLDALDSLPSLPESDGTATERSPGRNAEDWEELTAWYTGRRGRSGPAQLRGAADQALAQLIANAKRMLAVAGTGVSRRADLLRLARWFDTADADAAHRIFNAAFGAYPSRHLLRGPDEDTGRDGATTSWWDAEPVDVPLSLRERGDRAARGRTARVLDPGLERELLLALAQEEADRLAAAAAELTASGNLDGARLSPAARNLLLDRFGALLAVEQNLENAAIHTDTSLGLALTAIPARGRSTVIHSDDGTLTVHDLLLRVHPAEVPVTLDDDEGKMTGTGP; this is encoded by the coding sequence ATGGACGCTGGGACAACGCAGACTGAGCCCGAGGCACGGCAGGAGCGGCGAGATCTGTACCGGTACGTGACCGCTGACAATGCCGAAGAGTACATCGCCATCATGCGCCTCTTTTCCTCCACTCTCCTTGCCGACCTGTCGGCAGGCGAGGCGCAGGCGGCGCTCGAACGCTCCGGCGCCCTAATAAGTGTTGACGACCTCGAAAGCCGCTGCCGCCAGCTGGAGCAGTGGGGCAATCTGGTGCGGTCGGTTCGCGACGCGCGCGCCGCCACCGTGGCCGAATGGGTCCGCTCCCGCTCCCGGTATCAGGTGTCTAAGCTTGGCGGTCGCGTCGCGCGACAAGTTGACGAGGTGATCAGCGCCAGCGACGGTGCCCGCGAAGTGGCCCGCGAGCTCTTGGGCGTGACTGTGGAGACGCTCCAACGCATCACCGACCGTCTCGACAGCCATAGATCGCTCGACACAGACGCACTCGCGGGCGACGTCACCACTGTGTTCCAGAACCAGCGCTTCTTCGCGGAGTCCGCCACGGACTTCTACGCCTTCGTCCAGTCCCGCATCTCCCGCTACGACCTCGGTGGCCCCGAATATGCAGGCTTCAAGGAAATGTTGATGAGCTACGTCGACCTAATCACCGCCGACGTCGCCCGCCATGCGCCCGCGATCGCCACTCTCCTCGAAGCGCTTGAGCCGCGGCTGCCCGCGCTGCTGGACGCCCTCGATTCGCTGCCGTCTTTGCCCGAATCCGATGGGACAGCCACCGAGCGCTCTCCCGGCCGAAATGCCGAGGACTGGGAAGAGCTCACCGCCTGGTACACCGGGCGTCGTGGTCGATCCGGGCCTGCGCAATTGCGTGGGGCCGCTGACCAGGCTTTGGCGCAGCTCATCGCCAACGCCAAACGGATGCTGGCCGTGGCAGGGACCGGCGTCTCCCGACGCGCCGACCTGCTGCGCTTGGCTCGGTGGTTCGACACCGCCGACGCGGATGCGGCGCACCGCATCTTCAATGCCGCGTTCGGTGCGTACCCGTCCCGACACCTGCTGCGCGGTCCCGACGAGGATACCGGCCGGGACGGCGCCACCACATCGTGGTGGGACGCTGAACCGGTTGATGTGCCTTTGTCGCTGCGCGAGCGTGGTGACCGGGCCGCACGTGGGCGTACCGCCCGCGTTCTGGACCCCGGTCTGGAGCGCGAGCTGCTCCTCGCTCTGGCCCAGGAGGAGGCCGATCGGCTGGCGGCCGCCGCGGCCGAACTCACTGCGTCCGGAAACCTCGACGGCGCACGCCTGTCCCCCGCAGCTCGGAACCTGCTCTTAGACCGGTTCGGCGCTCTCCTGGCGGTGGAGCAGAACCTCGAAAACGCCGCAATCCACACAGACACGAGCCTCGGCCTGGCTCTGACCGCGATCCCGGCCAGGGGGCGCAGCACCGTGATTCACAGCGACGACGGAACCCTGACCGTGCATGACCTCCTCTTGCGGGTCCATCCCGCCGAGGTTCCCGTCACTCTCGACGATGATGAGGGCAAGATGACAGGGACCGGGCCGTGA